From Kineosporia succinea, the proteins below share one genomic window:
- the kdpA gene encoding potassium-transporting ATPase subunit KdpA: protein MSDTTAGVVFVVSLVVVLAAVYRPAGDYLYRVFTGTGHSRVERGVYRAIGVDPGAEQPWGVYARSVLAFSLISLAALYLLLRLQGRLMLSLGFDSLPPGLSWNTAVSFMANTNWQAYSGESTMGHLAQMSGLAVQNFVSAAVGVAVCVALVRGFARSRTEHLGNFWVDLTRICLRILLPVATVAAIVFVAAGAVQNFSAGNEIQTLAGGAQTVPGGPAASQEAIKLLGTNGGGFWNVNSAHPLSNPTAWTNWIQIFLILLIPVAMPRAFGRMVGSNKQGYAILAAMSVIALSSITLLNLSNGLGGGNTVPAAAGSATEGVEQRLGVLNSATFGAATTLTSTGAVDSFHSSYTSFGGGLAMLNMMLGEIAPGGTGSGLYGMLMLAVITVFVAGLMVGRTPEYLGKKIGSREIKFASLYLLTTPGLVLVGTAVAMADPAARESMLSAGSHGFSEVLYAFTSASNNNGSAFAGLSANTGFYNTALGVCMLLGRLLPIIFVLGLAGSLAAQRPTPESAGTLKTYQPLFVGMLVGVVVIVVALTFLPALALGPIAEGLS, encoded by the coding sequence ATGAGCGACACCACCGCGGGGGTCGTCTTCGTCGTCTCGCTCGTCGTCGTGCTCGCGGCTGTGTACCGGCCCGCCGGCGACTACCTCTACCGGGTCTTCACCGGCACCGGGCACTCCCGTGTGGAGCGGGGCGTCTACCGGGCGATCGGGGTCGACCCCGGGGCCGAGCAGCCGTGGGGCGTGTACGCCCGCAGCGTGCTGGCCTTCTCCCTGATCTCGCTGGCGGCCCTGTACCTGCTGCTGCGTCTGCAGGGCCGGCTGATGCTGTCGCTGGGCTTCGACAGCCTGCCTCCCGGGCTGTCCTGGAACACGGCCGTGAGCTTCATGGCCAACACCAACTGGCAGGCCTACTCGGGTGAGTCCACCATGGGTCACCTGGCCCAGATGTCCGGGCTGGCGGTGCAGAACTTCGTCTCCGCGGCCGTCGGGGTCGCCGTGTGTGTGGCTCTGGTGCGAGGTTTCGCGCGCAGCCGCACGGAGCACCTGGGCAACTTCTGGGTCGACCTGACCCGGATCTGCCTGCGGATCCTGCTGCCGGTCGCGACCGTGGCCGCGATCGTCTTCGTGGCGGCCGGTGCGGTGCAGAACTTCTCGGCCGGGAACGAGATCCAGACCCTGGCCGGTGGGGCCCAGACCGTCCCGGGCGGCCCCGCGGCCAGCCAGGAGGCGATCAAGCTGCTGGGCACCAACGGCGGCGGGTTCTGGAACGTGAACAGCGCCCACCCGCTGTCGAACCCGACGGCCTGGACGAACTGGATCCAGATCTTCCTGATCCTGCTGATCCCCGTGGCCATGCCGCGGGCGTTCGGCCGGATGGTCGGCAGCAACAAGCAGGGTTACGCGATCCTCGCCGCCATGAGCGTCATCGCGCTGAGCAGCATCACGCTGCTGAACCTGAGCAACGGCCTGGGGGGCGGCAACACCGTGCCGGCGGCCGCGGGCTCGGCGACGGAGGGCGTGGAGCAGCGTCTGGGCGTGCTGAACTCGGCGACCTTCGGGGCGGCGACCACGCTGACCTCGACCGGGGCGGTGGACTCGTTCCACTCCTCGTACACCTCGTTCGGCGGCGGCCTGGCCATGCTGAACATGATGCTGGGCGAGATCGCGCCGGGCGGAACCGGTTCCGGCCTGTATGGGATGCTGATGCTCGCGGTGATCACGGTCTTCGTGGCCGGCCTGATGGTCGGGCGCACCCCGGAGTACCTGGGCAAGAAGATCGGCTCGCGCGAGATCAAGTTCGCCTCGCTGTACCTGCTCACCACGCCGGGCCTGGTCCTGGTCGGCACGGCGGTCGCGATGGCGGACCCGGCCGCGCGGGAGTCGATGCTCAGCGCCGGTTCCCACGGATTCTCCGAGGTGCTCTACGCCTTCACCTCCGCGAGCAACAACAACGGCTCGGCCTTCGCCGGCCTGAGTGCGAACACCGGCTTCTACAACACCGCGCTGGGCGTCTGCATGCTGCTCGGGCGTCTGCTGCCGATCATCTTCGTGCTCGGCCTGGCCGGTTCCCTGGCCGCTCAGAGGCCGACGCCGGAGAGTGCGGGCACGCTGAAGACCTACCAGCCGCTGTTCGTCGGGATGCTCGTCGGCGTGGTCGTGATCGTCGTGGCCC
- the kdpF gene encoding K(+)-transporting ATPase subunit F produces MTLLNLAGLVIALGLTVFMLAALLFPEKF; encoded by the coding sequence GTGACTCTCCTGAACCTGGCCGGACTGGTGATCGCACTCGGCCTGACCGTGTTCATGCTGGCTGCCCTGCTGTTCCCGGAGAAGTTCTGA
- a CDS encoding MFS transporter, protein MNPASAGGSSPLPGDPPAEATPPPGRPGASPVLLLTLLALGAGNFSVLQSLVNPALGTMGAELGADPSTSSWVLTGYLLAAAVATPLAGRLGDLYGRRNLLLGVLFLLAVGGVVAASAPTMGVLIAGRLVQGAAGALYPLSFGIVRDQLPPERVASGIGLLSGTLGVGGGIGIVAAGPVVEVLGWRWLFWIPALLTLVVLVGAWYWLPDSSSRAPGGISPLPPVLLTGWLTALLLGLSKAGVWGWTSARVLSLLAGAVVLAAAWLVSESRSPHPLVDLRVLRRRAVWATDLAALAIGFALFGSFLLIPQLLTVPRSGGYGFGASVTVAGLFLLPSALMSLIFGPVSGRLSTRYGTRGLITGGALVVAASMALPALDHSGYWQLLVCSTGLGIGMGLAFAALANAVVEHVPPSQIGVATGVNTLARSLGGSLGTALVATSLVSDSGFTRGFWICALAGLVSAVTGLCIPRGRGPARCEAPDPASSAPQPPRPPRPASGLTTPASPRPR, encoded by the coding sequence GTGAACCCCGCCTCGGCCGGCGGTTCGTCCCCGCTCCCCGGCGACCCGCCGGCCGAGGCGACCCCACCGCCCGGGCGCCCCGGCGCGTCCCCCGTTCTGCTGCTGACCCTGCTGGCCCTGGGGGCCGGCAACTTCTCGGTGCTGCAGTCACTGGTCAACCCCGCCCTGGGGACGATGGGCGCCGAGCTCGGGGCCGACCCCTCGACCTCGAGCTGGGTGCTGACCGGGTACCTGCTCGCGGCTGCGGTCGCCACACCGCTGGCCGGGCGGCTGGGAGACCTGTACGGGCGACGGAACCTGCTGCTGGGCGTGCTCTTTCTGCTGGCCGTCGGCGGGGTGGTCGCGGCGAGCGCGCCGACGATGGGGGTGCTGATCGCCGGGCGCCTCGTGCAGGGCGCGGCCGGGGCCCTGTACCCGCTGTCGTTCGGGATCGTGCGGGACCAGCTGCCGCCCGAGCGGGTGGCCTCCGGAATCGGCCTGCTGTCGGGCACTCTCGGTGTCGGTGGGGGAATCGGCATCGTCGCGGCCGGGCCGGTCGTCGAGGTGCTGGGCTGGCGCTGGCTGTTCTGGATCCCGGCACTGCTCACGCTCGTGGTCCTGGTGGGGGCCTGGTACTGGCTGCCCGATTCCTCGTCCCGGGCGCCGGGCGGGATCTCGCCACTGCCGCCGGTGCTGCTGACCGGCTGGCTCACGGCCCTGCTGCTGGGGCTGAGCAAGGCCGGGGTCTGGGGCTGGACGAGCGCACGGGTGCTGAGCCTGCTGGCCGGTGCGGTGGTGCTGGCCGCGGCCTGGCTGGTCAGCGAGTCCCGTTCGCCGCACCCGCTCGTCGACCTCCGGGTGCTGCGGCGCCGGGCGGTCTGGGCGACGGACCTGGCGGCGCTGGCCATCGGGTTCGCGCTGTTCGGCAGCTTCCTGCTGATCCCGCAGCTGCTGACCGTACCCCGTTCCGGCGGTTATGGTTTCGGTGCCAGTGTCACCGTGGCCGGGCTCTTCCTCCTGCCCTCGGCCCTGATGTCGCTGATCTTCGGCCCGGTCTCCGGAAGACTCAGTACCCGTTACGGCACGCGCGGCCTGATCACCGGGGGCGCGCTGGTGGTGGCCGCGTCGATGGCCCTGCCCGCGCTGGACCACAGCGGGTACTGGCAGTTGCTGGTCTGCAGCACCGGTCTGGGGATCGGCATGGGCCTGGCCTTCGCCGCGCTGGCCAACGCCGTGGTCGAGCACGTACCGCCCAGCCAGATCGGCGTCGCGACCGGTGTGAACACCCTGGCCCGCTCGCTCGGGGGCAGCCTCGGCACGGCGCTGGTGGCGACGTCGCTCGTCTCAGACTCCGGTTTCACCCGGGGGTTCTGGATCTGCGCGCTCGCGGGCCTGGTCTCGGCCGTCACCGGCCTGTGCATACCGCGCGGGCGGGGACCGGCCCGGTGCGAGGCTCCGGACCCGGCGTCATCGGCGCCGCAGCCACCGCGACCGCCACGTCCGGCGTCGGGCCTGACGACGCCGGCCTCGCCCCGGCCGCGGTGA
- a CDS encoding dihydroorotase: protein MDTVIKNVTVVRPDAGPDAGELLDIGIADGKFVRIEAGLPVEGVANVVDGAGLLAFPGVVDAHQHWGIYNPLSEDTTTESRASAQGGVTTGLTYMRTGQYYLNEGGPYREFFPKVLAASQDRSYVDYAFHLAPMMNQHIDEIPALIEEFGVTSFKIFMFYGSHGLHGRSSDQSSFLMTPPDERYDLAHFEFVMRGVQAARERFPDLADAISLSLHCETAEIMSAYTRLVEQEGTLSGLAAYSASRPQHSEALAVSIAAVLADETNLANINLLHLSSAKAMRAAMLMAKTFPHLDFRREVTIGHLLADIDTAAGIGGKVNPPLRPRADVEALWEHLLAGDVSWVVSDHACCKDEKKFGDPREDVFAAKSGFGGAEYLLPGLVGEGTKRGLSLRRIAALTSWNPAQRYGLGSKGTIAVGYDADLALVDPNRSFTVDPADSESTQEYTPFDGFEVGATVTDTWVRGHRVLTKGVVTGEPTGRYVARPTTVTPAAGR, encoded by the coding sequence GTGGACACTGTCATCAAGAACGTCACCGTCGTGCGTCCCGACGCCGGTCCGGACGCGGGGGAGCTGCTCGACATCGGCATCGCCGACGGGAAGTTCGTGCGGATCGAGGCCGGTCTGCCGGTCGAGGGCGTGGCGAACGTCGTCGACGGCGCGGGGCTGCTCGCCTTCCCCGGAGTGGTGGACGCCCACCAGCACTGGGGCATCTACAACCCGCTGTCCGAGGACACCACGACCGAGAGCCGGGCCTCGGCGCAGGGCGGCGTGACCACCGGCCTGACCTACATGCGCACGGGCCAGTACTACCTCAACGAGGGCGGTCCGTACCGCGAGTTCTTCCCGAAGGTCCTGGCCGCGTCGCAGGACCGCTCGTACGTCGACTACGCCTTCCACCTGGCGCCGATGATGAACCAGCACATCGACGAGATCCCCGCGCTGATCGAGGAGTTCGGCGTCACCTCGTTCAAGATCTTCATGTTCTACGGCTCGCACGGCCTGCACGGGCGCTCGTCCGACCAGTCCAGCTTCCTGATGACCCCGCCCGACGAGCGCTACGACCTGGCGCACTTCGAGTTCGTCATGCGCGGTGTGCAGGCCGCCCGGGAGCGTTTCCCGGACCTGGCCGACGCGATCTCGCTGTCGCTGCACTGCGAGACCGCCGAGATCATGAGTGCCTACACCAGACTCGTCGAGCAGGAGGGCACGCTGTCCGGCCTGGCCGCCTACAGCGCCTCGCGCCCGCAGCACTCCGAGGCGCTGGCCGTGAGCATCGCCGCCGTACTGGCCGATGAGACGAACCTGGCCAACATCAACCTGCTGCACCTGTCCTCGGCCAAGGCGATGCGCGCGGCGATGCTGATGGCCAAGACGTTCCCGCACCTGGACTTCCGCCGCGAGGTCACGATCGGGCACCTGCTGGCCGACATCGACACCGCCGCCGGCATCGGGGGCAAGGTCAACCCGCCGCTGCGCCCGCGCGCCGACGTCGAGGCCCTGTGGGAGCACCTGCTGGCCGGTGACGTCAGCTGGGTGGTCAGTGACCACGCCTGCTGCAAGGACGAGAAGAAGTTCGGTGATCCCCGCGAGGACGTCTTCGCAGCGAAGTCCGGGTTCGGGGGAGCCGAGTACCTCCTGCCCGGCCTGGTCGGCGAGGGCACCAAGCGTGGTCTGTCGCTGCGCCGGATCGCGGCTCTGACGTCGTGGAACCCGGCCCAGCGGTACGGTCTGGGCAGCAAGGGGACGATCGCGGTCGGCTACGACGCCGACCTCGCGCTGGTCGACCCGAACCGCTCCTTCACCGTCGACCCGGCCGATTCCGAGTCCACGCAGGAGTACACCCCGTTCGACGGGTTCGAGGTCGGCGCGACCGTCACCGACACCTGGGTCCGCGGTCACCGGGTCCTGACCAAGGGCGTCGTCACCGGAGAGCCGACCGGGCGCTACGTCGCCCGCCCCACCACCGTCACCCCGGCGGCCGGGCGGTGA
- a CDS encoding amidohydrolase family protein, translated as MKARIPIVDVLVPVTPEGAVKDISEVPPHLRVPSILNPLSLEQLLQRMDHYGIGQSVIPARKYGQHWGMSYEFLRDFVAKSPNRLFATAGIDPLNKMPGVRLFEEAVRDFGFVGAHTYSSWSQVPADDRLYYPYYAKAEELGVPFQVECMAAKAPRSMGHPQFFDRVAADFPDLKLVATHCGYPWERELMAYAEFRPNFYVGADGFPTDLWHEDLIRFIKGTGFGGQHPWSKDRSDKGNPNFNSTSNRAVFATNYMSMDLEQTFADIDAMDFSDEIRDKLFAHNGRRLFSLPELEHEMPAPGTVPLPTV; from the coding sequence ATGAAAGCCCGCATCCCGATCGTCGACGTCCTGGTCCCCGTCACCCCGGAGGGAGCCGTCAAGGACATCAGCGAGGTGCCCCCGCACCTGCGCGTGCCCAGCATCCTGAACCCGCTGTCGCTGGAGCAGCTGCTGCAGCGCATGGACCACTACGGCATCGGCCAGTCGGTGATCCCGGCCCGCAAGTACGGGCAGCACTGGGGGATGTCGTACGAGTTCCTGCGGGACTTCGTGGCCAAGAGCCCGAACCGGCTGTTCGCCACCGCCGGCATCGACCCGCTCAACAAGATGCCCGGCGTGCGGCTGTTCGAGGAGGCCGTGCGGGACTTCGGGTTCGTCGGGGCGCACACCTACTCGTCGTGGTCGCAGGTGCCGGCCGACGACCGGCTCTACTACCCGTACTACGCCAAGGCCGAGGAGCTCGGCGTGCCCTTCCAGGTCGAGTGCATGGCCGCCAAGGCACCGCGCTCGATGGGGCACCCCCAGTTCTTCGACCGGGTCGCCGCCGACTTCCCCGACCTGAAGCTCGTGGCCACCCACTGCGGCTATCCCTGGGAACGGGAACTCATGGCCTACGCCGAGTTCCGGCCCAACTTCTACGTCGGCGCCGACGGGTTCCCGACCGACCTGTGGCACGAGGACCTGATCCGCTTCATCAAGGGAACCGGTTTCGGCGGCCAGCACCCGTGGTCGAAGGACCGCTCGGACAAGGGCAACCCGAACTTCAACAGCACCAGCAACCGGGCCGTGTTCGCGACCAACTACATGAGCATGGACCTCGAGCAGACCTTCGCCGACATCGACGCGATGGACTTCTCCGACGAGATCCGCGACAAGCTCTTCGCCCACAACGGCCGCCGCCTGTTCAGCCTGCCCGAGCTCGAGCACGAGATGCCCGCACCCGGAACCGTTCCGCTCCCCACCGTCTGA
- a CDS encoding ABC transporter ATP-binding protein produces the protein MIELEDARMVYGANVALDRITLTVAPGECLAVIGESGSGKSTLARVMLGQERLTSGTFRRDGRTRTAYVAQDPSDSLNPRMSVGRIVAEPLGGRGAAGEPVRAALKAVGLDDAVLTRRPAALSGGQQQRVSIARALVARPDLLVLDEPTSALDPSVQAQVLQLLQDLRAQRGLTSLLVTHDLPAAAYLADRIAVLHRGRLVEIGPSPAIWNDARHPYTRALLAAAVGDPLPEPDPGEQACSLGPYCTATSAPCPAIETAPALAEAGAGHLVMPSCTESRGVS, from the coding sequence GTGATCGAACTCGAGGACGCGCGGATGGTCTACGGCGCGAACGTGGCCCTGGACCGGATCACCCTGACGGTGGCCCCGGGGGAGTGCCTGGCGGTCATCGGGGAGAGCGGCTCGGGCAAGTCGACCCTGGCCCGGGTGATGCTGGGGCAGGAACGCCTGACGTCCGGCACGTTCCGCCGCGACGGGCGGACCCGCACCGCCTACGTGGCCCAGGACCCCTCCGACTCCCTGAACCCGCGCATGAGCGTGGGCCGGATCGTCGCCGAACCGCTGGGCGGGAGAGGGGCCGCGGGGGAACCGGTCCGCGCGGCGCTGAAGGCGGTGGGGCTGGACGACGCCGTCCTCACCCGCCGCCCGGCCGCGCTCAGCGGCGGGCAGCAGCAGCGGGTCAGCATCGCACGGGCCCTGGTCGCCCGGCCCGACCTGCTGGTGCTGGACGAGCCCACCTCCGCCCTCGACCCGTCCGTGCAGGCCCAGGTGCTGCAGCTGCTGCAGGACCTGCGCGCCCAACGCGGGCTGACCAGCCTGCTGGTGACGCACGACCTGCCCGCCGCGGCCTACCTGGCCGACCGGATCGCCGTGCTGCACCGCGGCCGCCTGGTGGAGATCGGCCCCTCGCCGGCCATCTGGAACGACGCGCGGCACCCGTACACCCGGGCGCTGCTGGCGGCCGCCGTCGGGGACCCGCTGCCCGAACCCGACCCCGGCGAGCAGGCCTGCTCGCTGGGTCCCTACTGCACGGCGACCAGCGCGCCGTGCCCCGCGATCGAGACCGCACCCGCCCTGGCCGAGGCCGGGGCCGGGCACCTGGTCATGCCGTCCTGCACCGAGAGCCGAGGAGTGTCATGA
- a CDS encoding ATP-binding cassette domain-containing protein: MNPALQIDGLTVRYRTRQAEVTALRDVHLGVAAGEVLAVVGESGSGKSTLLASLLGLLPTGTGVEGTVTVQDFDPVAATAKEAARWRFQQVGYVPQLTQRSLVPVLTVAEHFRQFGSGGDWRSQAVRSLTDLGLRAPETVLRRHPHELSGGMAQRVCIALATFAGKPLLVADEPTSGLDPLVTVRVADLLLESRRRTGSSLVLVTHNLRLARRMSTRIAVFRSGVLVEHGPAAAVLEDPLHPYTRSLIAAVPEPGRRLVLPEAGSDLTGTALVEKEPGHYVAEETVGAGR, encoded by the coding sequence GTGAACCCGGCCCTGCAGATCGACGGGCTGACGGTGAGATACCGCACCCGCCAGGCGGAAGTGACCGCCCTGCGCGACGTTCACCTCGGTGTCGCCGCCGGTGAGGTCCTGGCCGTCGTGGGGGAGAGCGGCTCGGGCAAGTCCACGCTGCTGGCCTCGCTCCTGGGACTGCTGCCGACGGGGACGGGGGTCGAGGGCACGGTGACGGTCCAGGACTTCGACCCGGTGGCGGCGACCGCGAAGGAAGCCGCCCGGTGGCGCTTCCAGCAGGTCGGGTACGTGCCGCAGCTGACCCAGCGCTCGCTCGTGCCGGTGCTCACGGTGGCCGAGCACTTCCGCCAGTTCGGCTCCGGCGGCGACTGGCGCAGCCAGGCGGTGCGCTCGCTGACGGATCTGGGCCTGCGGGCCCCGGAGACGGTGCTGCGACGTCATCCGCACGAGCTGAGCGGTGGAATGGCCCAGCGGGTGTGCATCGCGTTGGCCACGTTCGCCGGGAAGCCGCTGCTGGTGGCCGACGAGCCCACCTCGGGGCTGGACCCGCTGGTCACCGTGCGGGTGGCCGACCTGCTGCTGGAGTCACGCCGCCGCACCGGCTCGAGCCTGGTCCTGGTCACGCACAACCTGCGACTGGCCCGGCGGATGTCCACGCGCATCGCGGTCTTCCGTTCGGGAGTCCTGGTCGAACACGGGCCGGCCGCAGCCGTTCTCGAAGACCCGCTGCATCCGTACACCCGCAGCCTGATCGCCGCGGTGCCCGAGCCCGGACGTCGTCTGGTGCTGCCGGAGGCCGGATCCGATCTCACGGGGACGGCGCTGGTCGAGAAGGAACCCGGTCACTACGTGGCCGAAGAGACCGTGGGAGCGGGCCGGTGA
- a CDS encoding ABC transporter permease, translating to MSLTTDATTTSIIDTTGTTPKSAAPRVLRDPVVLVCLGWIVGLVGWSLTGAFPHSPTVADPAVLLHPPGGGYPFGVDQDGYDVLSRTVHAAKFDVLMALAGALVAAVAGTWLGILMSGEGRLPALATRGLDVFQAVPLLVVAVAVIGLVGTSRTILVVIIAAINTPLFIRLVQSEARLVRQRGYVTVARIHGVSEGTIRRRHILPNVTGVLFPQFSLSIGYAIASVGALSFLGLSEPGSASWGSMIKAGIPLLPLNQWWMVVFPSLALFSVVLAFSELSHRLQGHVEQIPGGAR from the coding sequence GTGAGCCTCACCACCGACGCGACCACGACGTCCATCATCGACACCACCGGGACGACCCCGAAAAGTGCTGCCCCACGGGTGTTGCGGGACCCGGTCGTGCTGGTCTGCCTGGGCTGGATCGTGGGCCTGGTCGGCTGGTCGCTCACCGGCGCGTTCCCGCACAGCCCGACCGTCGCCGACCCGGCCGTGCTCCTGCACCCGCCGGGCGGCGGGTACCCGTTCGGCGTCGACCAGGACGGCTACGACGTGCTCTCCCGCACCGTCCACGCCGCCAAGTTCGACGTGCTCATGGCCCTGGCCGGGGCCCTCGTCGCGGCCGTGGCCGGCACCTGGCTCGGCATCCTGATGAGCGGCGAGGGACGCCTGCCCGCCCTCGCCACCCGCGGCCTCGACGTCTTCCAGGCCGTGCCCCTGCTGGTCGTCGCGGTGGCCGTGATCGGGCTGGTCGGCACCTCCCGCACCATCCTCGTCGTCATCATCGCAGCCATCAACACGCCCCTGTTCATCCGCCTGGTGCAGAGCGAGGCGCGCCTGGTGCGGCAACGCGGATACGTCACCGTCGCCCGGATCCACGGCGTCAGTGAGGGCACGATCCGCCGGCGGCACATCCTGCCCAACGTCACCGGCGTGCTGTTCCCCCAGTTCTCGCTGTCGATCGGCTACGCCATCGCCTCGGTCGGCGCCCTGAGCTTCCTCGGGCTCTCCGAACCCGGCAGTGCCAGCTGGGGTTCCATGATCAAGGCCGGTATCCCGCTGCTGCCGCTGAACCAGTGGTGGATGGTCGTCTTCCCGTCCCTGGCCCTGTTCAGCGTCGTGCTCGCGTTCAGCGAGCTGTCGCACCGGCTGCAGGGTCACGTCGAGCAGATCCCGGGAGGTGCCCGGTGA
- a CDS encoding ABC transporter permease, with protein MLTKHRAGYVARRLAMIPLGVLIVVTATFFLINAIPSDPVGARLGDLATPEQIAAERAALGLDQSLIHRFLDLLGGILTGGLGTSYYTGTDVSSELLGHVTSTLVLVVPGFLLAAVLGVGLGVLATREHLSRWIRLVVTVLQGLPVFVLAVLGILLLVVVLPVLPSPTGQLDANIPAPPVRTGAVMVDALIAGRPDALGNAVGHLVLPVLSIGLIASVPFARITASALRSALAAEFSAFGDGNGLSRRTVMRNALRTSRPGIATVGGIVAAELIGGSMLIEQVFSWNGIGQWGLNAITQNDLPVVQAFVLFAAVGTMVIYLLADIVAVLLDPRTAS; from the coding sequence GTGCTGACGAAGCACCGAGCCGGCTACGTCGCCCGCCGCCTGGCGATGATCCCCCTCGGCGTCCTGATCGTCGTCACCGCCACGTTCTTCCTGATCAACGCCATCCCCTCGGACCCGGTCGGGGCCCGCCTGGGCGACCTGGCCACCCCCGAGCAGATCGCCGCCGAGCGCGCCGCCCTCGGCCTGGACCAGTCGCTGATCCACCGCTTCCTCGACCTGCTCGGCGGCATCCTCACCGGTGGGCTCGGCACCAGCTACTACACCGGCACCGACGTCTCGTCCGAACTCCTCGGCCACGTCACCAGCACCCTCGTGCTCGTCGTCCCGGGCTTCCTCCTGGCCGCCGTCCTCGGTGTCGGCCTGGGCGTCCTGGCCACCCGCGAGCACCTCAGCCGCTGGATCCGCCTGGTCGTCACTGTCCTGCAAGGGCTTCCGGTGTTCGTCCTCGCCGTCCTCGGCATCCTTCTCCTGGTCGTGGTCCTGCCCGTCCTGCCCTCACCCACCGGCCAGCTCGACGCGAACATCCCGGCTCCACCGGTGCGCACCGGGGCGGTCATGGTGGACGCGCTGATCGCCGGCCGCCCGGACGCGCTGGGTAACGCCGTGGGTCACCTCGTGCTCCCGGTGCTCTCGATCGGCCTGATCGCCTCGGTGCCGTTCGCCCGGATCACCGCCAGCGCCCTGCGCTCGGCCCTGGCCGCCGAGTTCTCCGCCTTCGGCGACGGCAACGGCCTGTCGCGGCGCACCGTGATGCGCAACGCGCTGCGCACCTCCCGTCCGGGCATCGCGACCGTCGGCGGGATCGTCGCGGCCGAACTGATCGGAGGATCCATGCTGATCGAACAGGTCTTCTCCTGGAACGGCATCGGGCAGTGGGGCCTGAACGCCATCACCCAGAACGACCTGCCCGTGGTGCAGGCGTTCGTGCTCTTCGCCGCGGTCGGGACCATGGTCATCTACCTGCTCGCCGACATCGTCGCCGTGCTCCTGGACCCGAGGACCGCATCGTGA